A stretch of the Caminicella sporogenes DSM 14501 genome encodes the following:
- the uppS gene encoding polyprenyl diphosphate synthase, whose product MRIPNHIGIIPDGNRRWAKKAGMSKEKGYDYGLKPGLELFKLCREFGIKEITYYGFTTDNTKRPAVQIEAFKKACVDAVKMLSREDAELLVIGNHESPIFPEELKPYTIRRRKFGNGGIKVNFLVNYGWHWDLNNLLKSENNDRVSKKNLMNLLCSCDISRIDLIIRWGGRRRLSGFLPVQSVYSDFYVVDDLWPDFKPNHFYDALKWYSKQDITLGG is encoded by the coding sequence ATGAGAATACCAAATCATATAGGAATTATTCCTGATGGAAATAGAAGATGGGCAAAAAAAGCAGGCATGTCTAAAGAAAAAGGTTATGATTATGGATTAAAACCGGGACTTGAACTTTTTAAACTCTGCAGAGAATTTGGAATAAAAGAGATTACATATTATGGTTTTACTACAGATAATACTAAAAGACCTGCAGTTCAAATCGAAGCATTTAAAAAAGCATGTGTAGATGCAGTAAAGATGTTATCAAGAGAAGATGCAGAGTTATTAGTAATTGGCAATCATGAATCGCCAATTTTTCCAGAGGAATTAAAACCATATACTATAAGAAGGCGAAAATTTGGAAATGGAGGAATAAAAGTAAACTTTTTAGTAAATTATGGGTGGCATTGGGATTTAAACAATTTGTTAAAAAGCGAGAATAATGATAGAGTCAGTAAAAAAAATTTGATGAATTTATTGTGTTCTTGTGATATTAGTAGAATTGACCTCATTATTCGATGGGGGGGAAGGAGAAGGCTTAGTGGATTTTTACCTGTTCAATCTGTATATTCAGACTTTTATGTAGTAGATGATTTATGGCCTGATTTCAAACCAAATCATTTTTATGATGCATTAAAATGGTATAGCAAACAAGATATAACGTTAGGTGGATAA